One Desulfobulbus propionicus DSM 2032 DNA segment encodes these proteins:
- a CDS encoding mechanosensitive ion channel family protein, producing MHSVATRLLAPLLILLILAATARGTEPFPLEPVDTASPRATLESFLAHSTAFVQAMRAPSADRRTIRDELEKAMRCLDLSSVPPNMANDIGLESVLLLREILDRIPLPAPSDIPDNSAVKQQQLARWRVPHTELLIAKVTSGPRADDFLFAPETIARLDAFYTKIRHRPYQPGAMGGIYEQYIFTPGWLIPRGMINALPQWMKREMVEQAVWQWIGLVLALTLGGMLLWKLLRWHRAIKDRETARVWRLHLLLAPLSAMGLCLFLRFFIDHQINITGAVLKATVMGLEFALLILQAWAILVAGSVTMNGIITSQHIKEDALDADVIRLLCRLLSFSLVFVVFYHGGTYFGLPVAAIFTSAGIAGVAVALAARETLANFFGGVSIFLDRPFRTGDFIVLENGERGEVKAVGMRSTRILTLDDILITIPNSVITNVKIVNQSMPKPHYRLRIQVGVAYGSDLDRIEQVLLDVAGDNQLVMQHPAPRVRLLNFGASAINIELQAWAIHPQVQGRLTHELNTAIYKRFLVEGIEIPFPQLDIHLQPTAVSPETQTNHDISTTTNTH from the coding sequence ATGCACTCCGTGGCAACCCGTCTGCTCGCCCCTCTGCTCATACTCCTGATTCTTGCCGCCACCGCCAGAGGAACGGAACCCTTCCCCCTGGAGCCGGTGGACACCGCCAGCCCCCGCGCGACCCTCGAAAGTTTTCTCGCCCATTCGACGGCCTTTGTCCAGGCCATGCGGGCGCCATCGGCGGATCGCCGCACGATCCGGGACGAGTTGGAGAAAGCGATGCGCTGCCTCGATCTGAGCAGTGTCCCACCCAACATGGCCAACGATATCGGCCTGGAATCGGTGCTTCTTCTGCGCGAAATCCTCGACCGAATCCCTCTGCCCGCCCCGTCTGACATTCCCGATAACAGCGCGGTCAAGCAACAGCAGCTCGCCAGATGGCGGGTGCCCCACACCGAACTGCTGATCGCCAAGGTGACCAGTGGTCCGCGCGCCGACGATTTTCTGTTCGCCCCGGAAACCATCGCCCGCCTGGACGCCTTCTACACCAAGATACGGCATCGGCCCTACCAACCCGGCGCCATGGGAGGCATCTACGAACAATACATTTTCACCCCGGGCTGGCTGATTCCCCGTGGAATGATTAACGCCCTCCCCCAATGGATGAAGCGGGAAATGGTCGAGCAGGCGGTGTGGCAGTGGATCGGCCTGGTGCTGGCCCTCACCCTGGGCGGCATGCTGCTGTGGAAACTATTGCGCTGGCACCGCGCGATCAAGGACCGGGAAACCGCCCGCGTCTGGCGACTGCATCTGCTCCTCGCCCCGCTCTCCGCCATGGGGCTCTGCCTGTTTCTCCGCTTCTTCATCGACCATCAAATCAATATCACCGGAGCGGTCCTCAAAGCCACTGTCATGGGCCTTGAGTTCGCCCTCCTGATCCTGCAAGCTTGGGCCATTCTCGTTGCCGGCAGCGTGACCATGAATGGGATCATCACCTCGCAGCACATCAAGGAAGACGCCCTTGATGCCGACGTCATCCGCCTGCTGTGCCGCTTGCTCTCGTTTTCCCTGGTCTTTGTGGTCTTTTATCACGGCGGCACCTATTTCGGCCTGCCGGTGGCGGCGATCTTCACCTCCGCCGGTATCGCCGGCGTGGCGGTGGCGCTCGCCGCCCGCGAGACCTTGGCCAACTTTTTCGGCGGGGTCTCGATTTTTCTTGACCGCCCCTTTCGCACCGGCGACTTCATCGTCCTGGAAAACGGCGAGCGGGGCGAGGTCAAGGCCGTGGGCATGCGTAGCACCCGCATCCTGACGCTCGATGACATCCTGATCACCATTCCTAATTCAGTGATCACCAATGTAAAAATTGTCAACCAGAGCATGCCCAAACCCCACTACCGGTTGCGCATCCAAGTGGGGGTGGCCTACGGTTCCGATCTCGACCGGATCGAACAGGTGTTGCTGGACGTGGCGGGCGACAACCAACTGGTGATGCAACATCCGGCGCCACGGGTGCGACTGCTCAATTTCGGCGCCTCGGCGATCAACATCGAACTGCAGGCCTGGGCCATCCACCCCCAGGTGCAGGGACGCCTGACCCATGAGTTGAACACGGCCATCTACAAGCGTTTCCTGGTCGAGGGGATCGAAATTCCCTTCCCGCAACTGGATATCCACCTGCAGCCGACAGCAGTGTCGCCGGAAACCCAGACAAACCATGACATTTCCACCACCACGAATACCCATTGA
- a CDS encoding lytic transglycosylase domain-containing protein, with protein MCAVFLLALHCLLPGGAEARVYAYINAKGELHYTPVKGGKLRKLGQKPGKGTRLAGTGSLSRPLQAFIDKTATAQGLDPLLVKAVIKAESNFDPNAVSDKGAQGLMQLMPATAKDLRVADPFDPQENIVGGTRYLRFLLDSYDGNLELSLAAYNAGPGKVKNVVPDIDETRTYVAKVLDTYQAYQKKP; from the coding sequence GTGTGCGCCGTTTTTTTACTTGCGCTCCACTGTCTGCTGCCAGGCGGGGCGGAAGCGCGGGTTTATGCCTATATCAACGCCAAGGGAGAGCTCCATTATACCCCGGTCAAGGGCGGCAAGCTGCGCAAGCTGGGACAAAAGCCCGGCAAGGGGACCCGGTTGGCGGGCACGGGGTCACTTTCCCGGCCGTTGCAAGCCTTCATCGACAAGACGGCCACCGCACAGGGGCTCGACCCCCTGCTGGTCAAGGCGGTGATCAAGGCGGAGTCGAATTTTGACCCCAATGCAGTCTCGGACAAGGGGGCCCAGGGGCTGATGCAGCTGATGCCGGCGACCGCCAAGGACCTCCGGGTCGCCGATCCCTTTGATCCCCAGGAAAATATCGTCGGCGGCACCAGATACCTGCGATTCCTGCTCGACAGCTACGACGGGAATTTGGAGTTGAGCCTGGCGGCATACAATGCCGGGCCGGGCAAGGTGAAAAACGTGGTGCCCGACATCGATGAAACCCGGACCTACGTGGCAAAGGTACTGGATACCTATCAGGCGTACCAAAAGAAGCCATAG
- a CDS encoding VWA domain-containing protein, which produces MSGATGQRTRGVWCVLFLLGMLGPSADGVWAQGTAQGEIEGRAAPVARRMCLAGAHAGSLCNEDADCPGAACRDRNIVNLSVAVHYDAPAGDITTIQNMVSAGSTTLFDVTDGQTEIGQATIHNNSAGTTRADIRVYPATCTGGTQIGNACNISNDCADTPGTNDGRCGVWWMADTGSWRNSGSVHVSINYINAAGANVGQFIGHELSHLLFDVRDEYESRPGCGANTGNADCPDAAAGQTECLMDSNQSEFCWGQGNPANLTDLTGGNHDATNITEQSQCRNNRSCWEQVVWAWPNTILAPTGAPDPAAHGAAVNPTQFVVTHDTVRVVLVLDESGSMNAETPKRIERLKVAAKNFVSLAENGTELGIVSYASDAAVASGRTEVAIAPLGANRAAWNNAIDGLGPSTRTNIGAGLQKARDLITAAGGVTANTYIVLMSDGLNNEPAPQANADADLNGKIAMLLADGIPVYVTCTGSDLGLASQCSEIGTGTGGHYVDSADSARLPEAFADFHERIVAHEPVRSVTGDLAKVTPKDPVATAFVEEGAQSASFVFQWANPEAGANMVIQDPKGDYHDTQQMTMGRFLRVANPVPGDWRIFVNPRGTASPFVARAFVRNPANHLAVGVRYPSVIPQGDIAIYAYPKNMGLAVTSTEPILARVTRPDGTHDTLELFDRGRDAAGHGDDVPGDGVFTGVYKGTAQAGPYQFLVQADIKDWQVSADAHEYKQEGPTTRFVREARLSSAVDDPNVIESTPEDDRPVVVEDGWQCERYLCLILLALLVFLVLNLLWLLSCWRSRR; this is translated from the coding sequence ATGAGTGGAGCGACTGGTCAGCGAACACGGGGCGTGTGGTGTGTGCTCTTCCTGCTGGGCATGCTCGGGCCGAGCGCTGATGGGGTGTGGGCCCAGGGAACCGCGCAAGGGGAAATCGAAGGCCGGGCGGCGCCGGTCGCGCGGCGCATGTGCCTGGCCGGGGCACACGCCGGAAGCCTCTGCAATGAGGACGCGGATTGTCCGGGAGCTGCCTGCCGGGATCGCAACATCGTCAACCTGTCCGTGGCCGTGCACTACGACGCGCCGGCCGGGGACATCACCACGATCCAAAACATGGTCAGCGCCGGTTCGACCACCCTGTTCGATGTGACCGACGGGCAGACCGAAATCGGCCAGGCAACCATTCACAACAATTCCGCCGGGACCACCCGGGCCGACATCCGCGTCTACCCGGCGACCTGCACGGGCGGCACCCAGATTGGCAATGCCTGCAACATCAGCAACGACTGCGCCGACACGCCCGGCACCAACGATGGACGCTGCGGCGTCTGGTGGATGGCGGATACCGGTTCGTGGCGCAATAGCGGCAGCGTGCATGTGTCGATCAATTATATCAACGCCGCCGGGGCCAATGTCGGCCAATTCATCGGTCACGAGCTGTCCCATCTGCTCTTCGACGTGCGCGACGAATACGAGAGCCGTCCGGGGTGCGGAGCGAATACGGGCAACGCCGACTGTCCGGACGCCGCCGCCGGACAGACCGAATGTCTGATGGACAGCAACCAGTCGGAGTTCTGCTGGGGGCAGGGAAACCCGGCCAACCTGACCGACCTGACCGGGGGCAACCATGACGCCACCAACATCACCGAGCAGTCGCAATGCCGCAATAACCGCTCCTGCTGGGAACAGGTGGTCTGGGCCTGGCCCAATACCATCCTCGCTCCCACCGGCGCGCCCGATCCGGCGGCCCACGGTGCCGCCGTCAACCCGACCCAGTTCGTGGTGACCCACGACACCGTGCGGGTGGTGCTGGTGCTTGACGAATCCGGCAGCATGAACGCCGAGACTCCCAAGCGCATCGAGCGCCTCAAGGTCGCGGCCAAGAATTTTGTATCCCTGGCCGAGAACGGCACCGAACTGGGGATCGTTTCCTATGCCAGCGACGCCGCCGTTGCCAGCGGCCGGACCGAGGTGGCCATCGCGCCGCTGGGGGCAAACCGCGCCGCCTGGAACAACGCCATTGACGGCCTCGGACCGAGCACCCGGACCAATATCGGTGCCGGTCTGCAAAAAGCCCGCGACCTGATCACCGCTGCTGGCGGGGTGACCGCCAACACTTATATCGTGCTGATGAGCGATGGCCTGAACAACGAGCCGGCGCCGCAAGCCAACGCCGATGCCGATCTGAACGGCAAGATCGCCATGCTGCTCGCCGACGGCATCCCGGTCTACGTCACCTGCACCGGCAGCGACTTGGGCTTGGCGTCGCAGTGTTCGGAAATCGGCACCGGTACCGGTGGCCACTACGTCGATTCGGCGGACTCCGCGCGGCTGCCGGAAGCCTTCGCCGACTTCCACGAACGGATCGTCGCCCACGAGCCCGTCCGTTCGGTGACCGGCGATCTGGCCAAGGTGACCCCCAAGGATCCGGTGGCCACCGCGTTCGTCGAAGAGGGCGCGCAGTCGGCCTCGTTCGTTTTCCAGTGGGCCAATCCCGAGGCCGGGGCCAACATGGTCATCCAGGACCCCAAAGGCGATTATCACGACACCCAGCAGATGACCATGGGCCGCTTTCTGCGCGTCGCCAATCCGGTCCCCGGTGACTGGCGGATTTTCGTCAATCCGCGCGGCACGGCCAGCCCCTTCGTTGCCCGCGCCTTTGTCCGCAATCCCGCCAATCACCTGGCGGTCGGGGTCCGCTACCCAAGCGTCATCCCGCAGGGCGATATCGCCATCTATGCCTACCCCAAGAACATGGGGCTGGCAGTAACCTCCACCGAGCCGATCCTGGCGCGGGTGACCCGCCCGGATGGCACGCACGACACCCTCGAACTGTTTGATCGCGGCCGCGATGCCGCCGGCCATGGCGACGATGTCCCCGGTGACGGCGTCTTTACCGGTGTTTACAAAGGGACCGCCCAGGCTGGCCCCTATCAGTTCCTTGTCCAGGCGGACATCAAGGACTGGCAGGTCAGCGCCGATGCCCACGAATACAAGCAGGAGGGGCCGACCACCCGGTTCGTGCGCGAGGCGCGCCTGTCCTCCGCCGTCGATGATCCGAACGTGATCGAAAGCACGCCGGAAGACGACCGGCCCGTTGTTGTCGAGGATGGGTGGCAGTGCGAACGCTACCTGTGCCTGATTTTGTTGGCCCTCCTCGTCTTCCTGGTGCTCAACCTGCTGTGGCTACTCTCTTGCTGGCGCTCGCGGCGATAA
- a CDS encoding alpha/beta hydrolase — protein sequence MALIHCHFFSQVLGLMSSMEVLLPDPDPLETQRGTSDRQKRFSTLYLLHGLSDDHTAWQRRTAIERYLEGLNLAVVMPAVHRSFYANTITGQRYWTFVSEELPAIARHFFPLSAVRDHNYVAGLSMGGYGAFKLALTHPQRYAAAASLSGALDVVRLAKEEQVAGHGEFRHIFGEIDALAGGGDDLFTLAARLVEQKHPRPDLYQWCGTEDFLHADNVRFREHAASLGLSVCYEEGPGGHEWSCWDRQIQRVLAWLPGVGGR from the coding sequence ATGGCACTCATTCACTGTCATTTCTTTTCCCAGGTGCTGGGGCTGATGTCGTCCATGGAGGTACTGCTGCCCGACCCCGATCCCCTGGAGACCCAACGCGGTACGTCAGACCGCCAGAAGCGGTTTTCCACCTTGTACCTGCTCCATGGTCTGTCCGACGATCACACCGCCTGGCAACGGCGCACCGCGATCGAACGCTATCTGGAAGGCCTCAACCTGGCCGTGGTCATGCCCGCCGTGCACCGCAGTTTTTATGCGAACACGATCACCGGCCAACGCTACTGGACCTTTGTCAGCGAGGAGCTGCCGGCCATTGCCCGCCACTTTTTCCCGCTCTCCGCGGTGCGCGACCACAACTATGTGGCCGGGCTTTCCATGGGCGGCTACGGAGCCTTCAAGCTGGCCTTGACGCACCCACAGCGGTATGCGGCGGCTGCCAGTTTGTCGGGGGCGTTGGATGTCGTCCGCCTTGCCAAGGAGGAACAGGTGGCGGGGCACGGCGAGTTCCGCCACATTTTTGGCGAAATCGACGCGCTGGCCGGAGGCGGCGACGACCTCTTCACCCTCGCGGCGCGGCTGGTCGAACAGAAGCATCCGCGCCCTGACCTGTACCAGTGGTGCGGGACCGAGGATTTCCTCCACGCGGACAATGTCCGGTTCCGCGAGCATGCGGCGTCACTGGGCTTGTCGGTGTGCTATGAGGAAGGGCCAGGCGGGCACGAGTGGTCGTGCTGGGATAGGCAAATTCAGCGGGTCCTGGCTTGGCTGCCAGGAGTGGGCGGGCGATAA
- a CDS encoding DUF3343 domain-containing protein, whose amino-acid sequence MFGWLKRIRSAPRSDIHGDGAGRGIMVFEHTSEVIRCETLLKQQDMPVRVMGPPPELQTGCDLVIEFPLIEELAIRRMLERANIFPLSIVPVTAPLLAPVDLFAVTDFGDYLMVRAANMKMTVAKNTLEIVNISGGGCPDVPYLANELVGKKLSDAPRPRDIGHTLCGYALERAHEELRRRCLA is encoded by the coding sequence GTGTTTGGCTGGTTGAAAAGAATCAGATCCGCGCCCCGTTCGGACATCCACGGGGATGGCGCGGGCCGCGGCATCATGGTTTTTGAGCACACCAGCGAGGTGATCCGGTGTGAAACCCTGCTCAAGCAACAGGACATGCCGGTTCGGGTCATGGGGCCGCCTCCCGAGCTGCAAACCGGCTGCGACCTGGTCATTGAGTTCCCGCTGATCGAGGAACTGGCCATCAGGCGGATGCTTGAACGGGCGAACATTTTTCCGCTGAGCATCGTGCCGGTGACCGCGCCGCTACTCGCCCCGGTCGACCTGTTTGCGGTGACGGATTTTGGCGACTATCTCATGGTGCGCGCCGCGAACATGAAAATGACCGTGGCCAAGAACACCCTGGAAATCGTCAACATTTCCGGCGGCGGCTGCCCGGATGTCCCGTATCTGGCCAACGAGCTGGTGGGGAAAAAACTCAGCGACGCCCCCCGGCCACGCGACATTGGACATACTTTGTGCGGGTACGCACTTGAACGGGCCCATGAGGAGCTCCGGCGGCGATGCTTGGCATAG
- the recD2 gene encoding SF1B family DNA helicase RecD2, with translation MRQPTTGHTGAIEETIRGIVERVTYHNADNGFSILRVSPFANPLRQETVVVHQTKVFAGATMEFKGAWTAHPQYGRQFQATQAIERKPATSAALEKYLGSGLIKGVGPKTAKRIVAHFGEQTLAVFEGEKERLLEVPGIARKKLEMISTAWAAHRAIRDVMMFLQQHGISTLFAVRIYRQYGDRAIASVTEDPYRLAQDIYGIGFFSADKVALSIGLAADSPQRVMAGIRHVLAASRDFGHCYLTASQIEAQVGELLHLEVGGRLPALLDQMEQDGRLMVRHLAVPGQGTVACYYAKSLFFDEVYVAQRVARHGPAPSLDTHRVRHWIDRYCASHTLSLSEEQAAAVTKIAGERFSILTGGPGCGKTTTTLVLVHLLEAMGFKVVLAAPTGRAAQRMAEVIGREAKTIHRLLEWQQGTFKKNEQEPLAADFLIVDECSMLDISLTASLLRAVPQHSQVLLIGDADQLPSVGAGNVLHDLIASQQIPCFHLSKVFRQARQSLIVQYAHQINSGALPSIDSPFNKPALWRNKADCLFIDAVEATREQLTFIGKVKRLQARTRDTLPEDEANLYAFRTNEPLVPYEPGFVVPKKFQHVNLEAIHGAHTDIDALRAVLGKVHPWSALHYGLTASDTVCKLYLEWIPKYFGPHCEIQVLSPMTRGSLGTHSLNRMLQEAANPPREGKAQLTVGERLFRVGDRVIHRKNNYELGVFNGDIGRITHLDNEELTCVVSFFPDHREVVYRKEDIVELELAYAITIHKAQGSEFEAVILPVLPQHFKMLFRNLIYTGLTRARRLAVFVGTRKALAMAVRNQDTSRRQTALGELLVNEAKRDR, from the coding sequence ATGCGACAACCAACCACCGGACACACCGGGGCGATCGAAGAAACCATCCGGGGCATTGTGGAGCGCGTGACCTATCACAACGCCGACAATGGGTTTTCCATCTTGCGCGTTTCCCCGTTCGCCAACCCTCTGCGGCAGGAGACGGTGGTCGTCCATCAGACCAAGGTGTTCGCCGGCGCCACCATGGAGTTCAAGGGCGCCTGGACCGCGCATCCCCAGTATGGCCGCCAATTCCAGGCCACCCAGGCGATTGAACGAAAACCGGCCACCTCGGCCGCGCTGGAAAAGTATCTGGGCTCCGGGCTCATCAAGGGGGTGGGGCCCAAGACCGCCAAACGCATTGTCGCCCACTTCGGGGAACAAACGCTTGCTGTCTTTGAAGGGGAGAAAGAACGGCTGCTCGAGGTCCCGGGGATCGCACGCAAGAAACTGGAAATGATCAGCACGGCCTGGGCGGCGCATCGGGCGATCCGTGACGTGATGATGTTCCTCCAGCAACACGGCATCAGCACGTTGTTTGCCGTCCGCATCTACAGGCAGTACGGCGACCGTGCCATCGCCTCCGTCACCGAGGATCCCTATCGGCTCGCCCAGGATATTTACGGGATCGGCTTTTTTTCCGCAGACAAGGTGGCCTTGAGTATTGGCCTGGCGGCCGATAGCCCGCAGCGCGTCATGGCGGGGATCAGACATGTGCTGGCGGCGAGCAGGGACTTCGGTCACTGTTACCTGACCGCGTCGCAAATCGAGGCCCAGGTCGGGGAGCTGTTGCACCTGGAAGTCGGTGGCCGGCTTCCCGCATTGCTTGATCAGATGGAACAGGACGGGCGGCTCATGGTCCGGCACCTTGCCGTTCCAGGACAGGGGACAGTGGCCTGTTACTACGCGAAATCGCTCTTCTTCGACGAGGTTTACGTGGCCCAGCGGGTTGCGCGCCACGGTCCCGCTCCCTCCCTCGACACACATCGGGTGAGGCATTGGATTGACCGGTACTGCGCGTCCCACACCTTATCCTTGAGCGAGGAACAGGCGGCCGCGGTCACCAAAATCGCCGGTGAACGCTTCTCGATCCTGACCGGCGGTCCGGGCTGCGGCAAGACAACCACCACCCTGGTGCTGGTGCACCTGCTTGAGGCCATGGGATTTAAGGTCGTGCTCGCCGCGCCCACGGGCCGGGCCGCCCAACGCATGGCGGAGGTGATTGGCCGGGAAGCGAAAACGATCCATCGCCTGCTGGAGTGGCAGCAGGGAACATTCAAGAAAAACGAGCAGGAACCGCTGGCGGCGGATTTTCTCATCGTCGACGAATGCTCGATGTTGGACATCAGCTTGACGGCGTCGCTGCTCAGGGCGGTGCCCCAGCACAGTCAGGTGCTCTTGATCGGCGATGCGGACCAGCTGCCATCGGTGGGTGCGGGCAACGTGTTGCACGACCTGATCGCCTCCCAACAGATCCCCTGTTTCCATCTCAGCAAGGTCTTCCGGCAGGCGCGGCAATCGCTGATCGTCCAATACGCGCATCAGATCAACAGCGGCGCGCTGCCCTCGATCGACTCACCGTTCAACAAGCCGGCATTGTGGCGGAACAAGGCGGATTGCCTCTTCATCGATGCGGTGGAAGCCACCCGGGAGCAGTTGACTTTCATCGGCAAGGTCAAACGGTTGCAGGCGCGCACCCGGGACACTCTCCCGGAGGACGAGGCAAACCTGTACGCCTTCCGGACCAATGAACCGTTGGTACCCTATGAGCCAGGATTCGTGGTGCCGAAAAAGTTCCAGCATGTCAATCTGGAGGCGATCCATGGCGCGCACACCGACATCGATGCCTTGCGCGCCGTGCTGGGCAAGGTACATCCCTGGTCAGCCCTGCATTATGGACTGACCGCCTCGGACACGGTCTGCAAGCTCTACCTGGAATGGATTCCCAAATATTTCGGACCGCATTGTGAAATCCAGGTGTTGTCGCCCATGACCCGTGGCAGCCTCGGCACCCATAGCCTTAACCGCATGCTCCAGGAAGCGGCCAATCCGCCCCGGGAAGGGAAGGCGCAGCTTACCGTGGGAGAACGGCTGTTCAGGGTGGGCGACCGGGTCATCCACCGGAAGAACAACTATGAGTTGGGCGTGTTCAACGGCGACATCGGCAGGATCACGCACCTGGACAACGAAGAGCTGACCTGTGTGGTTTCCTTTTTCCCCGATCATCGGGAGGTCGTGTATCGCAAGGAGGACATCGTCGAACTGGAACTGGCGTACGCCATCACCATTCACAAAGCCCAGGGCAGTGAATTTGAAGCGGTGATCCTCCCGGTCCTTCCGCAGCATTTCAAAATGCTCTTTCGCAATCTGATCTACACCGGCCTGACCAGGGCCCGGCGGCTGGCCGTTTTTGTGGGCACGCGCAAGGCGCTGGCCATGGCGGTGCGCAACCAAGACACCAGCAGGCGACAAACCGCTTTGGGTGAGTTGCTTGTGAACGAAGCGAAAAGGGACCGGTGA
- a CDS encoding sulfurtransferase TusA family protein: MPTMVDARGLSCPQPVIMALEAMRKEENKELVVLVDTDTARENVSRAAAGLGWQVVEIVAEDDGYRITIGKG; this comes from the coding sequence ATGCCAACGATGGTTGACGCCCGGGGGCTTTCCTGCCCGCAACCGGTAATCATGGCCCTTGAGGCAATGCGCAAAGAGGAAAACAAGGAACTGGTTGTCCTGGTGGACACCGATACGGCAAGGGAAAACGTGAGCCGCGCTGCCGCCGGCCTGGGATGGCAGGTCGTCGAGATCGTGGCCGAAGACGATGGGTACCGGATCACGATCGGAAAGGGCTGA
- a CDS encoding AI-2E family transporter — protein MTSSLPPLQRITFLFIFLLALLMLGVVLWPFWNQLFVAFFLASIFHPAYSRLSSKTRPWVAAALTCTLITLCVFLPLMYCIKSISAEIPAVIQLGRRTDIFALLQQTLQNSTLIQRTGELLADFGINFEVANIPELMTRLLTTAGLFASRQVSTWATDIMRFFFDFCILIVCIYFLLIEYHRLTAFLLKLSPLPEAQNRLLIDKFSSIAGTILIGNGLSGLIQGVLGGIFFAAMGLVSPVLWGVVMGVLAFLPILGVGLVLLPTTLIFFLKGKFWQAVVTLVFYLFLTVFIEYMFKPKFVGAQAQLPPILVLLSIIGGMSISGVLGIIYGPLAVTAFLTLSDMYVREYQPYLDSRGSNGD, from the coding sequence ATGACGTCATCCCTTCCCCCTCTTCAGCGAATCACCTTTCTCTTTATTTTCCTCCTCGCCTTGCTGATGCTCGGGGTGGTGCTTTGGCCCTTCTGGAATCAGCTGTTCGTCGCCTTTTTCCTGGCCAGCATCTTTCATCCGGCCTACAGCCGCCTGAGCTCCAAAACCAGGCCCTGGGTGGCCGCGGCCCTCACCTGCACCCTGATCACCCTGTGTGTCTTTTTGCCGTTGATGTATTGCATCAAATCCATCTCCGCCGAGATTCCGGCTGTGATCCAGCTGGGCAGGCGGACCGATATCTTCGCGCTTTTGCAGCAGACCCTGCAAAACAGCACGCTGATCCAACGAACCGGAGAGCTGCTGGCGGATTTCGGCATCAATTTCGAGGTGGCCAATATCCCCGAGCTGATGACCCGGCTGCTGACCACCGCCGGCCTGTTCGCCTCCCGCCAGGTGTCGACCTGGGCGACCGACATCATGCGATTTTTCTTCGATTTTTGCATCCTGATCGTCTGCATCTATTTTCTGTTGATTGAATACCACCGGCTGACCGCCTTCCTGCTCAAGCTGTCGCCGCTGCCCGAAGCGCAAAACAGGCTGCTGATCGACAAATTTTCCTCCATCGCCGGCACCATCCTGATCGGCAACGGTCTGAGCGGCCTTATCCAGGGGGTGTTGGGAGGCATATTTTTCGCGGCGATGGGCTTGGTGTCGCCGGTGCTCTGGGGGGTGGTGATGGGGGTGCTCGCCTTCCTGCCCATTCTCGGGGTCGGCCTGGTGCTCCTGCCGACCACGCTGATTTTCTTTCTCAAAGGCAAGTTCTGGCAGGCCGTGGTCACCCTTGTTTTTTATCTGTTCCTGACCGTGTTCATCGAATACATGTTCAAACCGAAATTCGTCGGCGCCCAGGCCCAGCTGCCGCCCATTCTGGTGCTGCTTTCGATTATCGGCGGCATGAGCATCTCCGGCGTGCTGGGCATCATTTACGGCCCGCTGGCAGTCACCGCCTTTCTCACCCTTTCCGACATGTATGTGCGCGAATATCAGCCCTATCTGGACAGCCGGGGAAGCAATGGCGATTGA
- a CDS encoding NAD(P)H-hydrate dehydratase — protein MLGIVGTIPDARVPLLHGRARMLDGQLWLADQRIPIHRGTPALLAAAAKAAEYLDGPEIYAFIAGDIGTGQGSRRVYQFLTQHVQAHDLHVLTFHYLQPDVDWHTKVLFAVEALATPPMLIADAGFMYAAKMSGQAASYDFFTPDAGELAFLADEMAPHPFYTRGFLLHQHNKVEELIHQAYRYGNAATHLLVKGGTDYIACRDQVVAEVSSPSFPAMEAIGGTGDTLTGLLACLCASGVAPIQAAVVAATANRLCGLFAHPTPATQVAELIGAIPNALHHALQNLSL, from the coding sequence ATGCTTGGCATAGTTGGCACGATTCCTGATGCCCGCGTACCGCTGCTTCATGGGCGGGCGCGCATGCTGGATGGCCAGCTGTGGCTCGCCGACCAGCGTATTCCCATTCATCGCGGCACGCCGGCGTTGCTTGCGGCGGCGGCCAAGGCGGCTGAATATCTCGACGGTCCGGAAATTTACGCTTTCATTGCCGGAGATATCGGCACCGGGCAAGGGAGTCGGCGTGTCTATCAATTCCTCACCCAGCACGTGCAGGCGCATGACCTGCACGTGCTCACCTTTCATTACCTGCAACCCGATGTGGATTGGCACACCAAGGTGCTCTTTGCCGTCGAGGCCCTGGCCACGCCGCCGATGTTGATTGCCGATGCGGGCTTCATGTATGCGGCCAAGATGAGTGGCCAGGCGGCCAGCTATGATTTTTTCACGCCCGATGCCGGCGAGCTGGCTTTCTTGGCGGATGAAATGGCGCCGCATCCTTTTTACACAAGAGGATTCCTCCTCCATCAACACAACAAGGTTGAAGAACTGATCCATCAGGCATACCGGTACGGCAATGCCGCCACCCATCTGCTGGTGAAGGGCGGCACGGATTACATTGCGTGCAGGGATCAGGTGGTTGCCGAGGTCAGCAGCCCTTCGTTTCCGGCGATGGAGGCCATCGGGGGCACAGGTGACACGCTCACCGGATTGCTGGCCTGCTTGTGCGCATCAGGTGTTGCCCCGATCCAAGCCGCCGTTGTCGCGGCCACGGCCAATCGGCTGTGCGGCTTGTTCGCCCATCCCACTCCGGCCACGCAGGTTGCCGAGCTGATCGGGGCCATCCCGAACGCTTTGCACCACGCCCTCCAGAACCTCTCCCTCTAA